The Entelurus aequoreus isolate RoL-2023_Sb linkage group LG04, RoL_Eaeq_v1.1, whole genome shotgun sequence nucleotide sequence catccgctaacgatcccggtgagtatccaatcacaggacgcttAATTGTCACGTCCAacgttaggccatctagaaggccttactgacaacaacttgcgatctgattggctatcgcaactgtctatcaactgtatgtccccgttcgcccgcattgttgattctgaaggcccctggcagatttggtacagcatggcaacataagctagctgaattctgattggatacaaactaaaactaaaaacaacagcactggaaggagcataatatgacataaagagaatatgagtacttttagatatttagggaaagtaaatcaaaaaataattgtatctttaattatgatcatgatttctggttatgttaggccagcagagaaagccttgctggccctgacggcacaccactgtatgTATCATAATGTTGTATTAACCGAAGAACAAGAAGAGAAATTCACCAATAAATACAtgcaattattattatgatttgctAGCTTCTCATAACCTTTCTTGTATTTTGAGTGTGGCCCTAAAACGTTGTGGGCTGTCTGAATTGTATTCTTATTCTATGAAGCCACAGGCCAGTGAAACTCAGCTGCAAACTGCactcagtgtcaggttcaaacactgatgacatctattaaacagacaagaagcaaggaatcaagcagagacagagttaaattttactcatgaggagagacgtactggactgtacacttagttacagttccaacctacgctctaaggcacagcccacatgctccactatttattcgggaggtccatggttacatcactgaggctgcttctgaaggaaggggggtaatttcagcagccccagttagacacaatatatgattattcagaaatggaaatgtgctgacactcgtgatatcgccccgtctctgctttgtctgcgtcaaggtactcgatgttcgcccttggcagtcagcaggcctggtctggacacaaacactgatacgagacgactcgcaatccaagattgcaagttgtccctctgcacagatagaaaagtacgacttcagcacaattgataataactatagcaacggcctttaagcataagagttgtgtgataacttacacataattattctaactctCAGTCTCTGGGctgcacttttgacacccctggttaaaTATGTTTACTGGAGGTTTTAGTTTTTGCATGCTGCTTTTTGACTTAAGAGCATGTCTTTTACTGTGTGAACATGTGACAATTTGGAGAAATATACAAAATCAAGTGATTTCCTTCCTGACCCTCAAGAAGAGGAAGTTGAAAGTGCATGACACATCAAGGAAGATTCGTCATCTCACTTCAGTGCATTGTTGTACAAGAACGTACACATGCCTGCTCTTTGTTTTTTATTCCTGTCCGTCCTGAGCCAAGGTAAGTCAATATTCTCTGTGTTTTTGTTGCCTGGGCTCTGTGTGGGGACGTCACATTTTAGAGCTGTGATCTCTTTTGTTCCTTCACAGTTTGCTCAGAGGCCCTCAAAGTCATCGGTCATGTCGGGCATGATATCACATTGCCTTGCGCCTATGACGCCCGAGCTCATGGCTCTCTGAGTTTCTGTTGGGGTCGAGGAGAGGTCCCCACTTTCAAATGCTCCGATTACATCCTTTCCGCCGAAGATGGGGCGGTCGTCTTCCTCAGTGAGCCCAGGTACCAGCTGCTGGGCCGTGGGGGTGATGGTGACGTGTCCCTGACCATCCACAACGCCCAGCCCAGTGATGCTGGAGTGTACGGCTGCAGGGTGGAGTTGCCGGGGTGGTTCAATGACCACAAAGTCAACACGTATTTGGTGGTAAAAGAAGGTGAACACACCACTCTTTTTGTCACCACTGTCATTTTTGTGCTCATATGTGTTTTAATAATCATTTTGTTACACTCACTCTTACTGTTTTAATGCAaaactcaagctgcttgaccaacGAATGAATTAAGCAgggaagaagaaaaacggatatgacgtcatatacatatataaatatttataaacgAGAGACGATTAGAGATGGTCATCCTGTAAACAAGAAAGTGGGGATATGGGTGGGCAATAGAGGTCCTTGCAGGAGAAGGGTATAGCTGTGGCCCTAAACACTGAGTCGCGCCCACTCTAAGTTGCGCCCACAAGGGTGACGACGACGGAAGTGAATCATATCTTAAAGACATGCCCATAGCGGCACTGACAATGCGAGGGTGGACACTTGTTTTGTAACGTGATCCGAGATGGCTGATACAGCGTACCAGGGTTGTTATTAATATGTTGAATGTATTGCTTTTTACAACCCTAACAccaaccacaaacctaaccctaacca carries:
- the LOC133649107 gene encoding hepatitis A virus cellular receptor 1 homolog isoform X1; amino-acid sequence: MPALCFLFLSVLSQVCSEALKVIGHVGHDITLPCAYDARAHGSLSFCWGRGEVPTFKCSDYILSAEDGAVVFLSEPRYQLLGRGGDGDVSLTIHNAQPSDAGVYGCRVELPGWFNDHKVNTYLVVKEAPLQQPVTQDTVHPTVGIQQDITDVMSTFKHLEGDTLKNTKRDEENIKVFQEVGNICRLAAVISLTIIVITIFVSSGRRPRPLQHMKTSTMENIYQNV
- the LOC133649107 gene encoding hepatitis A virus cellular receptor 1 homolog isoform X2, which produces MPALCFLFLSVLSQVCSEALKVIGHVGHDITLPCAYDARAHGSLSFCWGRGEVPTFKCSDYILSAEDGAVVFLSEPRYQLLGRGGDGDVSLTIHNAQPSDAGVYGCRVELPGWFNDHKVNTYLVVKEAPLQQPVTQDTVHPTVGIQQDITDVMSTFKHLEGDTLKNTKRDEENIKVFQEVGNICRLAAVISLTIIVITIFVSWRRPRPLQHMKTSTMENIYQNV